Part of the Paroedura picta isolate Pp20150507F chromosome 3, Ppicta_v3.0, whole genome shotgun sequence genome is shown below.
ATAGTGCGGAGGTCAAtaacaccagtggtccccaacctttttccggctggggaccagcggggCAACtaccccgcccgcgcagcgcgcatgtgcgcccGCGCCTGCGCagcgtgcatgcgtggccgaaatcgcgcatgcacggatttcagccgcgcatggcacatgtgcgcatgcgcggccaggccgcacatgcgtgatgcgcggcgcggccctgattccctctccccccctcccgcagtaagaagcttcctgggccgcaagcttgcggcccgcgGAAGTTTTTAaatgcgggggggcgggggagacggaaccgtggcccggcaccctggccttcgcggcctgccaccgggccgcggaccgcaggttggggaccactgaataacACCACCTGGTAAGCAACATACTGGGAAAGCAGGAGGATGTGAACAAGGTACAAATCaacaaggagaagtgcagagagaTCTGCTTCTGGGTAATCAAAAGGAGAATCGGGCAtagtggatgggggatacacttctgggCAGCTGTGCATGTAAATAAGATCTTGGGGGGCACAGGTAAACTTAAGCTAAATACAGTGTGATACAGTGGCAAAAATGGCTAATGCAGTCTTGAGGCGTATCAACAGAGACAtgacatccaaatcacaagatgtcatagagcTGCTGTTCATCTCATTgtgcaggccacacctggagcgCTGTGTGCAGTTGTGGAGGCCTCTTTGCTTCCAAAAGGATATGGAGAGAATGgagtatttatttatctatttgtttgtttgtttgtttagatttctataccacccatttctttgcagctctgggaggtttacattggacattatataacttacatggaacgatatacagactgtaacatcaacaactttcaaatatggcatcaaaagattacaaaaccacatctgtaatataaataacaattaacagtaacattgggaggttaatttttTCAGTCATGAGCGTCTGGGGCAGAAGGGAGCAACGAGGATGAcccagggcctggagatcctacaaggagaggttgagagacttgggaatgttcagtttggggaggaggaggctgagagtgggcatgataaggtaaaggtaaagcaccgagtcatgtctgacccttggggtgacgccctctagcgttttcatggcagactcaatacggggtggtttgccagtgccttccccagtcattaccatttaccccccagcaagctggatactaattttaccaatctcagaaggatggaaggctgagtcaaccttgagctggctgctgggatcgaactcccagcctcatgggcagagcttcagacagcatgtctgctgccttaccactctgcgccacaagaggctcattgtgggCATGATAGTTCTCTTTAAATATCTAAAAGGCTGTCCCATAGAGAAGAGGAGGGATCTGTTCCTGTTGACTGCAGAGCGGGACCACAGTATTGGGTTTGAATTATATGTGGAAAGGTACTGGTGGGATATTAGAAAACTTTGTTTACAGgaagagtagttctgcagtggaacaggctgccttgggaggtggtgagctccccttgcTGGCTATgttcaagcaaaggctgggtGAATTCTTGTCAGGGATgctataggctgatcctgcattgagcaaggggttagaccagatggcctgtatggccacgtCAAACTATATGAGTTTAGGATTCTATCCCATGTGAAGGACAGCATTTTTTCACCAGGCAGCTGGTAGGTGTATCTCCATGCCATGCAAGCTGGTAAAGCTTCCCATACCTTGGAGGACCTGGGGGAAGGGACTGACTTAGCATacaatctgttttaaaaaaattggccTTTTCTGCCAACTGCAGACTTAATGGCTTAGCTGTTCTTCATGACGGAACAATGCATGGACTGAGGCACTGCAGGGATAAGCACAAAGCCTGTTTAGATTGGCTTCCACTgaagggggaaggaaacaaaCCTCTTCCTTAAGCACTGTTTACAAAGGGTGGTGATGCGCCACAGATCTAAACACAAGGCATTAATTTTTCCTGCATGCTCCTGTCGCAGGGTTCCCTGGTATTCTTAGTTGGGCTGTCAACTCCAGGCTGAGATTTAGggatagagtctggggagggaactTATAAAATTCCCTATGATGGCATATAATGACGGCTAGTTCAGAAGGTTTTAAGGTaattggatgctggactagatggatcattggtccCGTCCAGCAGAGATCTTTCTCCTCTcatccctccccttgtttgcaGGCATTTACAAAACGTAGGACTAGGGCATCTAGCATGATAAAGTTTTTCTAGGTGGGAATTATAATATCCATAGGGATTAAAATGACGACGTTTTTCCCAGGATTAATAAAATGcagttttccaaataatctctgAGGGCAGTCGGGTGATTTTTACGCTCCTCTGGTAAAAGCTTCCATCTTGTGGTGACGGACAGAACTGTTCCTCCTTTGAACATTCTTGTCCCACGTCACAAATATGTTTAAACCACAGTATGTTACAAAAAGTATGCTTACAAAAAGAACAGATTTCTTTCTCCAGAtcgttggcaaccctattaaggATAGACAAAAAGAAGTgcttctttactcaatgagtaacTCTATAGTAGATTTAAGTGCAAATgaacttatttctttatttctggaatcctagagttggaagaggctatacagaccatctagtccaacttctttCTCTGAGAACTCCAGGCAGCTCACCTATTGAAAATGTAGGGCAGACAAATGAAGATGAAATGGGCAGGGGCGGAAATAGGGAGGGTTTTTATAATACAATGTTTCGGAAAGATTTCTCAGGATCTAGATGCCAGCTTCGGAGTGAAGATTCTTTGGGAGGTATACAGCTTGTCACTGCAATTGGGAGAGGAAACTCTTGCGATTGCAGACTCAGGGTCCCAGCAGAACAGACAATGGGCTTCAGGAAAACTACTCCTAAGCTCAGCCTCTCCGCTGGAATAGGACTGAGCATACTGTCTTTCAGCAGAAagcaagcaaaggggggggggcaatctggtGAGCTCTTGGTGCTGATGTTTGATTCTGCTCCACTTGCTCCAGGAAATACAAGGCTTCATTCTCTCCAGCTGTCTTTTCCCCACCATGTGGCTTTCAGCAACCACATCAtacctttcttttttccttattCCCCAAGCAGTTGGACTCCTGCCATCACTAACCCTCAGTTCCTGCCAAGTCTTCGTTGGGCGTGGAGCCTCTTTGTAAAAACTCTGGTGGCAAATGACCCAGTTCACAATCAGGTCAGCCAGCTACTTGGACAGGTTTTCAGAGAGATTTGTCTGAAGGGATTCCCCAGggtggccaacaggcctggagggatTCCATGTCCCTGACTTTTACTGTTGCGCTTACATTTATACCCACAAAGTATTCTAAGCGATCCCAGCCAGATGCGCATCCTGAATGTTAGCAGCATTGGCCGGGTTTGAATATGTAAAGAGGAGCAAAGCACCTGGCTGCTGAAAAAGAgcaaaatttattcaaaagagaaacaactgcgtatagaaagaggagaggagaggagaggagaggagaggagaggagaggagaggagaggagaggagaggagaggagaggagaggagaggagaggagaggcctaACCAATTGTTCTAACTGTTGCCTGcggtcattcttctgttgttttgctgttctggaggcaagcagggaggaggtatgctcaaaggagcagattGTCTCTCCTGAAGCCAATCAGGACTGGAGGAAataactgaaaaatatcaggaagttcttgatctaactatgctaaatactcaTCTCTTCTGACACCCCCTGCTGGACATCCTTCatgttctgttcagtcatgcacactgcagatcttaccTGTTTTGTCAAGAAGCCACTTAGGTTGCTTCCACATGGGACAATTTCTTATTGCTGCATGGGGTTCCCTTCCCCCATTCTCTCCTCCGTCCTTGGCAGACtttctgccatttaaaaaatccatagtAGGTATATCATTATAGTGTCgtttttttaaaggcaacttACTTCTGGAAGGGTCCAGTGCAAGAGTGaagaatggggaagaaatggtgtCTCAcatccagggggttggactaaatgacccatgaggtcccttccaactctatgggcctttttgcacggggatctttgttgcaaattggtcactgaatgaaaaatcgccatttaaaatagtggaattcgtcgttatgcatacctgcctttgtagtggaatcagttgcgttttttagcatttcccacaggcttccggtctcggcagaaatctctagaaaggaagcgctattgccaagctcgtcccgcccctggccgtcaagcagccaatgggcagctgttagcatgctcccaaacagcccctttccctttaaggaaggttttttttttaaaaaaaaaaacagacccattgtaacgaatctgggtagattcgttgcaacggagagacccatccggctgcctggggtgtttgagctgtcgtttgatcgtttgatcgttaacacgctgcctccgagtgaaaaaaaaaaatcccccccctctcacgggcccaattttcggctgaatggaatgtgtgaaatgtgtgtgcttagtaactgaaggggagggactgaagccgggaagcctctgtttgagctgtcatttgatcgtggccacgctgcctccgagtggaaaaaaaaaatccccccctccccccccctcacgggcgcgattttcagccgaaacagtgtgaaaaataaagggaaaatacatcagcaaacgggcttctgcgggcttcttgtgcttagtgactgtaaacagctctgaggagggactgcagcctgggaagcctcactggctaaacggaggctcgccggtgcgttgatctccactcgctcgggggaaaaaaaatggcgatcgcttcgccggaagtttggaggacaggctcaggaggagggactctgaagaaaccgcaacaatgttaacgcacaggtctttatcgctattgttgcaaatatgtatgtatgttggtatgtttgtatgtttgtatgtatgtatttattatatttatataaagccctccccgaaggctcagggtggtttacatgaaacaacaaaaaggTGCCTACAAATGTATGGctactttgaaaataaaaatatattattttttaaaaggatgtagCCCTCTGGAGGCTTAGCTTAAGaaagatccctgccgcgtgagaaaTACCCCCagtctttaattaattaattaattacatcatatttttaggctgccactctcaaccagcCGGCTTGTGACGGCTGACATCAGATTTGAATACAAAGTTAAAAATTTAACCAAGACATTAAAGCAGCATAAAATTCCCCCCATCTCCCACCCACATAATCCCCTGGGCTGCCAACACCTGCTAAAAGGGGATGTTACCCAGATGGGGATCCTGAGGGACACTGGAGGAGGGTACTTAATACAGGATGGACTTGAATGAGAGTCGCAagaaggactgaacctgggaacttctgctcGCAAAACAtgctataggacaggggtagtcaaactgcggccttccagatgtccatggactatcattccctggcaggggctcatgggaattatagtccatggacatctggagggccacagtttgactatccctgctgtaggaGAACAACCTGCTCATCGTACCCTGTGTGTCTGACCGTGCCCAGAGGAATGTGTTTCTGATTCTTGTTCTGTCATTTGTAGGCACCTCTTCAGTCTGGGAAGATGCTTATTAGAGTCCATACTTGCCACATTCTCATTGCCTCGGCGTTACTCCTGCTCTTCGTGTTTTTGCCTTGGAGAAGACACGAGTGGCACCAGGGAGCCTGTTCTCCCAACAAGACCCATGTGCTGATTCTCTCTACCTGGCGCTCCGGATCCACTTTTGCAGGCCAGCTTTTCAACCAGAACCCGGACGTCTTCTACTTGATGGAGCCGGCCAAACACGTGTGGCACAGCATGCCTTGGGGCAGCCCGGAGCTTCTCCAGGGGCCGCTGAGGGACCTGTTGCGCTCCGTATTCCTGTGCGACATGTCGGCCCTCTTCTCTTACATTCAAGCTCCCAGCAAGGTGCACCATCTCTTCATGTGGCCCATGAGCCGGGCCTTGTGCTCTCCCCCGGCCTGCAAAGCCTTCAGTCGCTCGGACATCGTAGACCAAGAGGCCTGCGAAGCCCATTGTGGTCACAGCCCCATCGAGAAGGTTTCAGAGGCCTGCACCACTTACAGCCACGTGGTGGTCAAGGCAGTACGCTTTTTCCAGCTGGAAGCGCTCTATCCGCTCCTGACAGATCCTTCCCTCAACCTCCACATTATACACTTGGTCAGGGACCCCCGGGCTGTGTACGCTTCCCGGCAGATCATCTCCCTTTTCCCTGACGATCTGCTCATCAGCACGGCAATCAGCGCCACCCCCAGCACCCCCTTGGTCATGCACAAGGTCTGCCACAGCCAGGTCCAGATGTACCTCACAGCCTCGCAACGCATGCCTCCCGCTCTGAGGAAGCGGTATCTCCTAACCCGGTACGAAGACTTAGTGAGGGACCCCGTGGGGCAGTTGGCCGAGTGGTACCGTTTCACAGGCTTGACCGCCTCCCGTAGGCTTGAGGCCTGGGTGTACAACATGACTCACTGGCCCGCCAGCGACACTGACCGATCCAATGTCAAGCCCTTGGGGATACAGAAGAATGCCGAGGTGGTCTCCAAGGCTTGGAGGAAGCAACTCGACTTTCAGGAGGTGAAAGAAGTGCAAAGCATCTGCCAACTAGCCATGCAAGTCTTTGGTTATAGGCAGGTGGCGTCGGAAGAGGAGCACAGAGATTTGACGTTGGGCCTGGTCCTTCCCAGAGAGAGATTAAATCTCAAACAAGGGAACTGAAGAAATCACATAAGGGAGAATAAGGAGGGCAAACAAGCCCTGTCTGCTAAGGTGGTCATCTccgggctgggaaatccctggtgaTTTGTGGAGGAACAAGGAgagtttttaattattatttggaaAGTGTCTGTGGCACAAGATAGAGAGACTTGGAGACCAGGGGAATTTTTGAATAAATATCTTTACTGGACAGCTGTTGTCGATTCTGTTCTTGGCTTGCATCTTTGTTGGATTGACAGTCTTTCTCCAGCATACCTGGAGGATGGCGAAACTACCTGTCCATCCCTGCTGCCCTCCTTAACAGCAGTTCCATGCTGCATGAAAAGGTGAATGTTGGGTGTCAATTTTCTATTTTGGCCTGAACAGCAGTTTCTAGAAGACCAATCTCATTATGTCACTTTCctttctggtgtagtggttaggagcttggtgtagtggtcaggagcgcagacttctaatctggcgagctggatttgattccccgctcccctacatgcaatcagctgggtgaccttgggcttgccatagcattGATAGGCCTGTCATTCTCTCGTATCCCTACCTAGGATAAAACACAGCCAAAGAGAACAAAGCACACTGTCAtgaaattttttaaatgtaagaaaGTGTTTTTCCAGTGTTTtcaggggttgtttttttttaagaactcatTTTGGATATCTTCTATGGCCAGTCAAAGTGCTACTAAGACTAAACTGAAAACAATGAAACAGAAATTGTATCATCTTTGTGGGAGGACATTTCCTACTCAGGTTTTGTGGAGTTTGAATTAAGTATGGAGATGGAACTCTCATTTTTAGGGTTTCcaggcccctcccccagccactggCAGAGGAGGcggagggctgccagatccagatttggaaactcctggagatttgggggtggagcctggggagaatggggacctcagcggggtacaaggccatggagtcctccctccaaagcagccatatcctTCAGGGGACTGATTTCCGCATAGCACAAATATGTCGTGCAGAGCTAGCCTAGCTCTGATTTTTTGTTTGAAAACTCACCAGCTCTCCCACACAGTGGAATGACCAGAGATTGCATTAAACTGTAGTTCTACATTACGCTGACTCAGAGTGTGTGTCCTATAAATACAGAGAACCACCTGGAGGTGGTACGAAATGGCCTCTTTCCTTCCTCAAAGTGAGGCTCAGCCTCTTATGGAAACTCAGTCTAATTATTAGTATAAAGAGTGAAGAAGACAGAGCACTGTCCGCTTTTCTGGGACTGGCTCGTTTTCATTCTTTTCCCCCCATGAACCCTTTCTGACTAATCTGATATGGACAACCGCTCTCTGAGGACAGGAGGCTGCAGGATGCAAAGGCGAAGGAGCCTCCAGGGGGAATTAGTCATCCAAAGCTGGCTTCAGCTTACCTTGGCAGAACACGAGATAAGCATCCTGTTCCTTGGTTTTGCAATCAACCCTGTTTTGATATGACTCAAGTAAAAGAATGTCCTGGAAACCAAATAAATGGTGTCCTGCTAGCTAGAAGATCTTCGGGACCAGGGGGTGGAGAAaacatgctattttttttaaacatttcttcttcttctttttaactttAGCAGTGCCATGTAGGACATTCTGATTTCTTTCATAATACGTTCAGTTTattgcagactttctcaaccagcgtttcatgaaaccctggggtttcttgatgggcctggaaggcttccaagaattggtgggagttaattactttttaatatgttttttgaatttgttaaacatttattgggtgacatggccATAGGCTGACctacccccccttccaaaatggccaatgatgggcctggagcgggtaggaaggggaggggctccgggtaggcatgtacactgctctgcttctcaaccatattctgcatgatagcgtcacttctggagtttctcgaagcctgaaaaatgtttcaggggtttctcaacagttaaaaggttgagaaaggctggtgtattgCAATGCTGTGGCTGGACTTATACAGACTACCTGCTAAGCGCTGCTTGGTCATGTTAGCAGGCTTAAACTCAGATTGTATCGGGGTTCTTTCTCCTTTATTTAAATAAGCATGTTTAAAGAATCTCTGGAGCTATTAATGGTCACCTGAAGTGGTGCCACCTCTAATGGTATTTTTAGAGGTTCTAGCAGTTTGAGGAATCAATCCTATCCTGTAATGGGTTTGgggaaaagacagagagaaagtgcAACACTACCAGCCGGGCCGCTTTGTGTGTGTCAGGAGGAGGGAGAGCGTCTGGGTAATATTCCAGGATCAGACAGGGAGGGAGAGTAATAACATTCCTATTCTAATCCAGCATCTTTATATGTCTTTTGACTCTAGTGGGCTTCTCCCCCATGGTAAATagccctggagaggaaggggtgatgGATTTACATCAGAAGaatggtttggggaggaaagggttaactccattcccccctccccagtttggtgTCCCCATTCcaaattactcccccccccccctagtttttATCCTTTTAGAAAAAGGCAGGAGATCATAATCAGGGGTCTCCCAAGTCACACCTCCTGTGGGTACCATTAAAGGatcccttttcttcttgggaaaGAAGCCAAAGTTCCTTTTCCAGCACAGATGGCTAATTTGGCTACCTGCTGAATCTGAGAGCTCAAATATGTTGTCAGCAGGCCCGTCCAATTGGGAGAAGTAAACAGGATGGCCCTGATCAGGCTCCAGACCCCAAGGCAGCCACAGCACACTCTGGAAGATAATATATGTTTGGAGACAAATGCAGGGAGGAAAATGGTAAAACTCCTAAATGATTAAGTGCGGCTAAGGAGAGTTTCATTATTTGGCAAGGCACCATATTAACCAAGCCTCACACAActctggcccaggctagcccaatatcatcagatttcaaaagctaagcagggttgggcctggttaGTATCTTGGAGaagagaccaccaatgaagtcctgggttgctacacagctacaagcaatggcaagctaccACTTGCCTTGCAATTCCTATGGAGTCACcagaaattggctgcaacttggtggcactCTTGATCAGTGCTCAGACAATGTTTTGGACCCCAAAGCAGGTTATGGCTCTCTTATCAGTGTATTGCAGGGACAGaaaggaggtggggcagagagaggctTTGGAGGGcttgattatttttattttttttaatgctggatagCTCCAGCCTTTATTTAGTTTAAGAAAGGAAATAACACAGAGAGAAGAGCAAAAGATGATAATTCCATGACAAGTTAGCTTACCCTACTAGCTTATTGATACTTGTTGATACATATATACCTATCTCGCTAGATATTGTGAAAAGTACCCccaatgttcttcaaattcttctactggtcttccattaactagattagtaagctttgccattttagTGAGTCTCCCAGCTTTTCAATCCAGTCTGTTATTTATGGAATATCATCTTGTCTCCATCTTCTTGCGATCACCATCCTTGCTGCAGTTGTCGCATGGAAGAAAAAGACACCTGCTTTACAAGAAAGATTGAGGGCTTGATGAGTTTGCGATTGCTTGGCAGAATGGGCAAAATGGCCCTGAAATACACTATTGCTCTTTGAAGGAAACATGGCataaatgttggcagagtttaaatatgcaggaaAGCACAGCACAAGCTGCTTAAAaggataaaacagttttattcgaGAAGCGCCAGCATGCAGGGGATAAACtggaaaataaattttgaaaagcgaaacaaactttgtaagagaagagagagatagtcctaactgtctaaccaactgttgttcttcagacaatcagggaggaagtgtgctcaaaagagcaggaagtctgcagttgagccaatcagaaagagattatttgaaaataccaggaagttcctaatctaaatatgcgaACTACATCTCTCTTCCAATGCcaagtgaatttttttttttgctgttaaatCATGAACatggcagatcttgcatattccaacaagaaaaaaatgtgctaTGAGAACTTTTGTCCCGATTGACCCAAAAGGAAACAGCAGACCTGCCTGTGAATTCAGGCTAATATGAGCATGATGACGTAAGTTTTTGTAGAGTCTACTTTGCTCAGAGGCAACATATACAGGAGGTCTGAGCTCCTGAGAACTTTATTGGCTCCTTGTCATGTTTGTTTGAATAACCAGAAGGCTGAGAATGAATTAAAAACCTTGCCAGGGAAAACGCTCAGTCATCACTGTCTGACTGCTCACTTAACAGCGAATTGTTTACAAAGCTCTTAGAGCTGAAGCAGCCTCTCAGCACTGTTGACAGGCTTCATTCAAGGAGAGTGGTTCGAGAACAAAGGCAGCATTAGGGCGCTTTCAGGAACAGCCTTGCCCATGGGCTCCAGTTGCAATAACATCTAACAGTGCCTGAAGTCCCAGTTAAGTTCTTGCAGCACCCAGTGACTATCTTCTTTGTGCAATGCTGCTGCAGAAATGCAGAAGACTACGCTTTTTCCGGCATGGTGCTACGAGGAAAGCTTTCGCCTGGGAAACATCTGTGTCCGGCTGCTGTGTCAAGTGACATTGGAAAGGCCTGCCAAAATGCAGCATACCTGCCAGAGATGCCCAATTGCCCCTTTCCATGGCTAGTTCTTATCCTGCTCTGATAGCTTTGGGTGACTGACAGCATAATCCTACGGCCATTCATACAGAAGTTAAACCTCCCTCTGGCCAATAATATTTACTTACTGTAACCGTTTAGTTGTAGCCAAAATCACACAAGAGTGCCACACCATACCCATGCCACCATTAGTGGTTTGGACATCATACCTATGCCACCATTAGTGGTTACCTCCACTCTGGAAGGTAGACaactgcagggatggggggagggattatacGGCCAATCTAGTTTTATCATTATGGGATGCGGTTTTATcgtgttttatgggggggggttatattgtaacccaccatgagtccctGGAGAATCTAAGGAAtggaatctttaaccgctcctgcggtatccgctcctgcggtattaaataaaagggtaaggccacctggggaggagttagggtgggccctgtccaggataaaaactcagagggcccaatcaggagccgtgaagcgtctcctgattgggccctccgagtgtccatccagggccaagcagccaatggggaggcgcgcaaagcgacttcctattggcccctcaccaggacagaccaaaattccattcacccagcccagtctggctgccagtctgctcctgaccaccgcagggagaggaggtcagtagagctgccaagggggatgagaacacaagctgcgccagccctttttgccccaaggctgtcctaactgccatgtccaactgcaaattgcctcagaaccctgacagagctggcaggaggctgcagagtgctccccctccccccttcaggcctgctgcgaaggaacatctgacaggccctgactgagggaaggaggcctttccaagagcaacgcaggggagactgagggccttccttttgaggggggggggactttccccttctgccaaacagttgcctgacagggaggccacagaaaagcccattctcagttaaaatactgctctgcccagaggttagacacagccaagccatgtgcctttcttctttgcaactctctgcagatttgaggccactgcacagcgttattctgcagaggaaactggctcttttgtctcctgtttcatctgcacaacaaccctgtgcagtaggcctcaagtatttcaattcaacaacaacctgtgtgggaagccttaaatgtttcttctctaccacaaccctgtccaaagtagccctttctgcctggggagctgatctttatactctgcaggtgagctgtaattccaggagctctccaggccacacatgtgaagcttgctaccccacctccctcatgtggagtttgctatggggagagaaagggaagacgattggaaaatgctttgagacacctgaggcctgctgggtcactgcggcccattcccagttctctcagatctctcacaaccctacatacctcacaggttgactattgtggagagacgaatggaaaaggtaaaccgctttgagactcctttgggtagtaagcaatagggtacaaaaatccgttcttctaaggagcaaccatgaaagaagcatgtgggcacataacattt
Proteins encoded:
- the LOC143831598 gene encoding carbohydrate sulfotransferase 6-like, with amino-acid sequence MLIRVHTCHILIASALLLLFVFLPWRRHEWHQGACSPNKTHVLILSTWRSGSTFAGQLFNQNPDVFYLMEPAKHVWHSMPWGSPELLQGPLRDLLRSVFLCDMSALFSYIQAPSKVHHLFMWPMSRALCSPPACKAFSRSDIVDQEACEAHCGHSPIEKVSEACTTYSHVVVKAVRFFQLEALYPLLTDPSLNLHIIHLVRDPRAVYASRQIISLFPDDLLISTAISATPSTPLVMHKVCHSQVQMYLTASQRMPPALRKRYLLTRYEDLVRDPVGQLAEWYRFTGLTASRRLEAWVYNMTHWPASDTDRSNVKPLGIQKNAEVVSKAWRKQLDFQEVKEVQSICQLAMQVFGYRQVASEEEHRDLTLGLVLPRERLNLKQGN